A region of the Kineococcus endophyticus genome:
ACGCCCGCCGCCCCGACCGTCCGGGCTCGCGGGCCGCGACCGAGCACCGCGTCCTGCGCCCGCTCGCCGACGCCGGCCTCGACAAGGCGGCCGTCCGCGCGCTGGCCCGGGCGTGGGACCTGCCCTGCGCGGACAAGCCGGCCGCCCCCTGCCTCGCCTCGCGCATCCCCCACCACGAGGAGGTGACCCCGGAGAAGCTGGCGCAGGTGGAGGCCGCCGAGGCGGCGCTGCGCGACCTGGGCCTCGCGGACCTGCGCGTCCGCCACCACGGCGACATCGCCCGCCTGGAGGTCCCCGCCGCCGACCTCGTGCGCGTCGCGTCCGAACCGCTCCGGGCGCAGGTGAACGCGGCCGTCCGCCGCGCCGGGTTCCGCTGGGCCGTGCTCGACCTCGCCGGGATGCAGTCCGGCGCGTTCACGCTGGAGGTGCTCAACCGTGCCTGACCTGGTGGGTGATCTTCAGGACATCGCCGAGCTCGACCTCGACCGCACCGCCCGCCGCGGGTACCCCGAGGCGGTGTTCTGCGCGGGCAAGACGCCGGAGCAGGTCGGCCGCATCGCCGCGGCCGTCCGCGAGCGCCCCGACGTGACGACCCTGTTCACCCGCGCGGACGACCAGCACGCCGCCGCCGTCCTGGCGGCCCTGCCCGACGCCGCGCACGACCCCGACGCGGGTCTGCTGGCCTGGCCACCCGCCCCGCCGGACCCGACGGGCGGCCTCGTCGTCGTGCTCGCGGCGGGGACCTCGGACCTGCCCGTGGCGCGCGAGGCCCACCTGACGGCGCGCTACCTCGGGCGCGAGAGCGAACTCGTCGTCGACGTCGGAGTGGCTGGGCTGCACCGCGTCCTGGCCCGGGTGGACCTGCTGCGCCGGGCCCGCGTGGTCGTGGTGGCGGCCGGGATGGACGGTGCGCTGCCGAGCGTCGTGGCCGGGCTGACGTCCGCGCCGGTCGTGGGGTTGCCGACGTCGGTGGGCTACGGCGCGGCCTTCGGCGGGATCGCCGCGCTCCTGACGATGCTCAACGCCTGCGCGCCGGGGGTGAGCGTCGTGAACATCGACAACGGGTACGGCGCAGGGCACCTGGCGGCCCAGATCGCCGCGCCCCAGGACGGGGTCCCGTCGTGAACCACGTCTGGATCGACCCCTCCGCGGGGGTTGCCGGGGACATGCTGCTGGGGGCGCTGCTGGACGCCGGCGCCGACCTCGCGGCCGTCCGCGCCGCCGTCCACGCCGTCGTGGGAGACGCCGTCTCGGTCCGCACCGAGCGCGTCACGCGGGCGGGACTGGCCGCGACGAAGGCGCACGTCGAGCTGCACGACGAGGACCCGCCGCACCGGACCTGGACGACGATCCGGCGGATGCTGGACCACGCCGCCGTGCCGGAACCGGTGCGCCGCAACGCCGTCACGGTGTTCGCCGCGCTCGCCACGGCGGAGGGTGCCGTCCACGGCGTGCCCGCGGACGACGTCCACTTCCACGAGGTCGGCGCGCTGGACTCCATCGCGGACGTCGTCGGGGTGTGCGCCGCGCTGCACGCCCTCGGCGTGACGTCCGCGAGCGCCGGGACGGTCGCGCTGGGGTCGGGCACGGTCCGCGCGGCGCACGGGGCGATCCCCGTGCCGGTTCCCGCGGTGGTGGCGCTGTCCCGCGGCCGGCGGGTGCGCGCCGGCGGGGAGGGCGAGCTGACGACCCCGACCGGGATGGCCCTCGTGGCCGCGCTGGCCACGACCGACGAGGACCTGCCCGAGCTGACCGTCACGGCCTGGGGTTCGGGGGCGGGCACCCGGGACGTGGGGGGCCGCCCGAACGTCACCCGGGTCGTCCTGGGTGAGCGCGCCACACGGGCCGCGAGACCCCTTGCGCACCAGCTGGAGGCGACGGTCGACGACCTCGACCCGCGGCTGTGGCCGGGGGTCCTCGCCCGGGTCCTGGCAGCGGGCGCGCTCGACGCGTGGCTCGTCCCCGTGGTCGGCAAGAAGGGCCGCCCGGCGCACGTGCTGACGGTGCTGTCCCCGCCGGAGCGGTCCGACGAGCTCGAGGAGCTGGTGGTCGCGACGACGACGACACTGGGGGTGCGGCGCACGGAGTACACCCGGTTGGTGCTGGAGCGCGGGTGGGTCGAGGTGGGCGTCGAGGGGCACGCGGTGCCCGTGAAGGTCGGGCTGCTGCGGGGCGTGGTGCAGCAGGTCATGCCGGAGTTCGAGGACGTGGCGCGCGTCGCCGCCGACCTCGGCTGGCCCGAACGCCGCGTCCTCGCAGCGGCCCACACCGCGGCGGCGGCCGCCGGCTGGACGGTCGGCGGACCCCCGCCCGGGGACCTCAGACGGTGACGCCCACCGGTGCCCCCGCGGCCGCGTACTGCCGCAGCGTCTCGGCGAGGACCTGCGGCCACGTCACCTGCGGGTCGGTGTCGACGTTGTGCCGGCGGATGCGTTCACGCCGCTCGGGGTCGGTGGCGAGCACGTGCAGCAGCCGGG
Encoded here:
- the larE gene encoding ATP-dependent sacrificial sulfur transferase LarE, whose product is MTLAPPDTAVPAALARAFEDVDRLGVAFSGGVDSAVVLAAAVRTLGAARVVAVLGVSPSLPATERAAAHRVAAVVGAALVEVETHEGDNAAYRANGPDRCFHCKDELFTRIGEDVVTAHGLDAVAYGENADDARRPDRPGSRAATEHRVLRPLADAGLDKAAVRALARAWDLPCADKPAAPCLASRIPHHEEVTPEKLAQVEAAEAALRDLGLADLRVRHHGDIARLEVPAADLVRVASEPLRAQVNAAVRRAGFRWAVLDLAGMQSGAFTLEVLNRA
- the larB gene encoding nickel pincer cofactor biosynthesis protein LarB; this encodes MPDLVGDLQDIAELDLDRTARRGYPEAVFCAGKTPEQVGRIAAAVRERPDVTTLFTRADDQHAAAVLAALPDAAHDPDAGLLAWPPAPPDPTGGLVVVLAAGTSDLPVAREAHLTARYLGRESELVVDVGVAGLHRVLARVDLLRRARVVVVAAGMDGALPSVVAGLTSAPVVGLPTSVGYGAAFGGIAALLTMLNACAPGVSVVNIDNGYGAGHLAAQIAAPQDGVPS
- the larC gene encoding nickel pincer cofactor biosynthesis protein LarC, which encodes MNHVWIDPSAGVAGDMLLGALLDAGADLAAVRAAVHAVVGDAVSVRTERVTRAGLAATKAHVELHDEDPPHRTWTTIRRMLDHAAVPEPVRRNAVTVFAALATAEGAVHGVPADDVHFHEVGALDSIADVVGVCAALHALGVTSASAGTVALGSGTVRAAHGAIPVPVPAVVALSRGRRVRAGGEGELTTPTGMALVAALATTDEDLPELTVTAWGSGAGTRDVGGRPNVTRVVLGERATRAARPLAHQLEATVDDLDPRLWPGVLARVLAAGALDAWLVPVVGKKGRPAHVLTVLSPPERSDELEELVVATTTTLGVRRTEYTRLVLERGWVEVGVEGHAVPVKVGLLRGVVQQVMPEFEDVARVAADLGWPERRVLAAAHTAAAAAGWTVGGPPPGDLRR